The following are from one region of the Nicotiana tabacum cultivar K326 chromosome 3, ASM71507v2, whole genome shotgun sequence genome:
- the LOC107800653 gene encoding receptor-like protein 44: MGIWSNLLVLLLTCTIFHFCTPDPNDEMCLTHLSQSLQDPLKNLQNWTKSSFAKPCDGFTSYLQGATCNNGRIYKLSLSNLSLKGTISPYLSNCTNLQALDLSSNSITGPIPIELQFLVNLAVLNLSANQLSGAIPEQLAICAYLNVIDLHDNQFTGPIPQQLGLLVRLSVFDVSNNRLSGPIPVSLGNRSGNLPRFNGSSFDGNKDLYGYPLPPKKSNGLSVLAIVGIGLGSGFLSLVLSFTAVCIWLRVTEQKLDAEEGKISQLMPDY, encoded by the coding sequence ATGGGTATTTGGAGCAACCTACTTGTGCTCCTTCTTACCTGCactattttccatttttgtacACCAGATCCAAACGACGAGATGTGCTTGACCCATCTCAGTCAATCTTTACAAGACCCTTTGAAAAATCTTCAAAACTGGACTAAATCCTCCTTCGCTAAACCTTGTGATGGGTTCACTTCATATCTACAAGGGGCAACTTGTAATAATGGTCGCATCTACAAGCTATCCCTTTCAAATCTTTCCCTTAAGGGTACCATTTCTCCTTATTTATCTAATTGTACCAATCTTCAAGCCCTTGACCTTTCCTCCAACTCCATCACAGGCCCAATACCAATAGAACTTCAGTTCCTCGTCAATCTCGCTGTCCTCAACCTGTCCGCTAACCAACTTTCAGGCGCAATTCCTGAACAGCTCGCCATTTGCGCTTACCTTAACGTCATCGATCTCCATGACAATCAGTTCACTGGTCCTATTCCGCAACAACTGGGCCTCCTTGTGCGGTTATCTGTGTTTGACGTATCGAATAATAGATTGTCGGGTCCAATACCGGTGTCACTGGGTAACCGGAGCGGAAACTTGCCCCGATTCAATGGCAGTTCGTTTGATGGGAATAAGGATCTTTACGGGTACCCATTACCACCTAAAAAGAGTAATGGGTTATCCGTTTTGGCTATTGTAGGGATCGGATTAGGAAGTGGCTTTTTGAGTTTGGTCCTAAGTTTTACTGCTGTTTGTATATGGTTGAGAGTTACAGAGCAAAAATTGGATGCTGAAGAAGGCAAAATCAGTCAACTCATGCCTGATTATTGA